In the genome of Hymenobacter cellulosivorans, one region contains:
- a CDS encoding SOS response-associated peptidase, which translates to MCGRYTFTTPVPVIEERFDASFLEPMSPTYNAAPSQQLPIITNSEPGRIQLVQWGLLPGWVKDVKAAPKPINARAETLAEKPSFRQLLQRRRCLVLADSFYEWQQTTPAKKGPKTPHRILLRNEQPFAFAGLWDEWVDRSSGEVVPTFTIITTEPNELMASLHNRMPVILPDRRAELAWLDDGSSVTEHQTLLQPYAANLMQEYVVSTLVNSPANNDPSVLAPAA; encoded by the coding sequence ATGTGCGGTCGTTATACTTTTACCACTCCCGTTCCCGTGATTGAGGAGCGTTTCGACGCCAGCTTTCTGGAGCCCATGTCGCCAACTTATAACGCGGCCCCGTCCCAGCAATTGCCCATCATTACCAACTCCGAGCCTGGCCGGATTCAGCTGGTGCAGTGGGGGTTGCTGCCGGGTTGGGTAAAGGATGTAAAAGCCGCGCCCAAGCCTATCAACGCCCGCGCCGAAACGCTGGCTGAAAAGCCTTCCTTTCGGCAACTACTACAGCGGCGGCGCTGCCTAGTGCTGGCCGATAGTTTCTACGAGTGGCAGCAAACTACCCCGGCTAAGAAAGGACCCAAAACGCCCCACCGCATTTTATTGCGCAACGAGCAGCCCTTTGCCTTCGCCGGCCTCTGGGATGAGTGGGTTGACCGTTCGTCGGGGGAAGTGGTGCCTACGTTTACCATCATTACCACCGAGCCCAACGAACTGATGGCCTCGCTGCACAACCGCATGCCCGTCATCTTGCCTGACCGGCGGGCAGAGTTGGCTTGGCTCGACGATGGCTCTTCCGTGACGGAGCACCAAACGCTGCTGCAGCCTTATGCGGCGAATTTGATGCAGGAGTACGTGGTAAGCACGTTGGTCAACTCGCCCGCCAACAACGACCCGAGTGTACTGGCTCCGGCAGCTTAG
- a CDS encoding S1C family serine protease yields the protein MKTEADYYALFEAYQTGGLSAGERTDLERRLAADPNFAQNFADFTQLTGTLHSYGERLATRRKLHAIQADIDAEAAVRLEGETVETGNPVMPQVYISPMERKLRAFWGAHRATAMVAASVAVLAVFATLLGLEWWRTAQRPSLYGYTVLRREVERIKQTQKAMNRAINQIDGAKPEAEANPGKFSGTGFALTADGYLVTSYHVIQGADSLLIESRDRQRYRAEPVFTDVAHDLAILRIKDQKFNGFGRLPYSFKRGTADLGEKVFTLGYPREDVVFGEGSLSARSGFEGDTAFYQISIPVNPGNSGGPLLDDRGNLIGIISGRQADMQSAAFATKSSYLMRLVDSLSNAGTAQPYNVPRSNQLAGTSRRQQIRKLQDYVFVVKVYE from the coding sequence ATGAAAACGGAAGCTGACTATTACGCTTTATTCGAGGCCTACCAGACCGGTGGGTTATCGGCTGGGGAGCGCACCGACTTGGAGCGCCGCTTGGCCGCGGATCCAAACTTTGCCCAAAATTTCGCCGACTTCACCCAGCTAACCGGTACGCTGCACAGCTACGGTGAGCGGCTGGCTACGCGCAGGAAGCTTCACGCCATCCAGGCCGATATAGATGCGGAAGCAGCCGTTCGGCTGGAAGGGGAAACGGTGGAAACCGGCAACCCCGTTATGCCGCAGGTGTATATCTCGCCTATGGAGCGGAAACTGCGCGCATTTTGGGGAGCACACCGCGCCACAGCCATGGTAGCTGCTTCGGTAGCAGTACTGGCTGTATTCGCCACCTTGCTCGGCCTCGAGTGGTGGCGCACGGCCCAGCGCCCCTCGCTGTACGGCTACACCGTGCTGCGCCGCGAAGTGGAGCGCATCAAGCAGACCCAGAAAGCCATGAACCGGGCCATCAACCAGATTGACGGCGCGAAGCCCGAGGCCGAAGCCAACCCCGGCAAGTTCAGCGGCACGGGCTTTGCCCTCACCGCCGACGGTTATCTGGTAACCAGCTACCACGTCATTCAGGGTGCCGACTCGCTATTGATTGAAAGTCGGGACCGGCAGCGCTACCGCGCCGAGCCGGTATTTACCGATGTGGCCCACGACTTGGCTATTCTGCGTATTAAGGATCAGAAATTCAATGGCTTTGGCCGCTTGCCATATTCTTTCAAGCGTGGCACCGCCGATTTGGGTGAGAAGGTGTTCACTTTGGGCTACCCGCGCGAAGACGTAGTATTTGGCGAAGGCTCCCTGAGCGCCCGCTCGGGCTTCGAAGGTGACACAGCCTTCTACCAGATTTCGATTCCGGTGAACCCAGGCAACAGTGGTGGCCCGCTACTCGATGACCGCGGCAACCTGATTGGCATCATCAGTGGGCGGCAGGCCGATATGCAGAGCGCCGCGTTTGCCACCAAATCGTCGTATCTGATGCGGTTGGTGGATTCGCTGTCGAATGCCGGTACGGCCCAGCCATATAATGTGCCCCGCTCCAACCAGCTAGCGGGCACTTCACGCCGTCAGCAGATACGTAAGCTGCAGGATTATGTGTTCGTGGTGAAAGTGTACGAATAG
- a CDS encoding RNA polymerase sigma factor codes for MGKGIPSYTDEEFVAAIRQGDDRALAQLYRLHLPMVLHYVLQNSGTEDEAKDVYQEGVMVFYEKVREGSLELSCQIKTYLYAVCRRLWLKRLAEKTRFGGRLDDHEPYLETGAEADLVLAEERDKRFATMSEALERVGEPCRSLLEGFYLLDKSMQQLTAEFGYTNADNAKNQKYKCLVRLKKLFFAHYKEEESF; via the coding sequence ATGGGTAAGGGAATTCCTTCCTACACCGATGAAGAGTTCGTGGCGGCTATCCGCCAGGGCGACGACCGGGCGCTGGCACAGCTCTACCGTCTGCACCTGCCGATGGTCTTGCACTACGTTCTGCAAAACAGTGGAACCGAAGACGAGGCCAAGGATGTGTACCAGGAGGGCGTGATGGTATTCTATGAAAAAGTCCGCGAAGGCTCCCTGGAGCTGAGCTGCCAGATCAAGACCTACCTCTACGCCGTGTGCCGCCGCCTCTGGCTAAAGCGCCTCGCCGAGAAAACCCGCTTCGGCGGCCGCCTCGACGACCATGAGCCCTACCTCGAAACCGGTGCCGAGGCCGATTTGGTCCTGGCCGAGGAGCGTGACAAGCGCTTCGCGACGATGAGCGAGGCCCTGGAACGCGTGGGAGAGCCCTGTCGTTCGCTTTTAGAAGGCTTTTACCTGCTGGATAAGTCTATGCAGCAGCTTACGGCGGAGTTTGGCTATACCAATGCCGACAATGCCAAGAATCAAAAATACAAGTGCCTGGTACGCCTGAAAAAGTTGTTTTTCGCCCACTACAAGGAAGAAGAATCGTTTTAG
- a CDS encoding DUF4175 domain-containing protein produces MSTVTNQTTSSPGLLRQIQRAYHGRRTATVVLPTVAFIGLLGGLAERFPSSRLLLSGLGLAILAFSAWRLWLIWRQPLGATAQRLDRQFAELEDSTGLLLRPDGELNLLEQLQRQHITTRLKQLQQQKQALLPVSYTPALAVTAAALMALLGLKFWPQPAASVASPGPNVALHFPANPGKAAASVPARLTETHIQIAPPAYTRRPGFTAAEPSFRCPQGSRVQWTVRVSRAAGGAPQLEVGGQRLRFQPVVGQPLEFTVAHVFTTSTLYRIRFAGQVSDDYAVEVQPDRGPAIQIRTPKPYTLVEFGQKPQVNVQVALSDDYGLTRARLVATVAQGQGEAVKFKEVATDLSSGLRKQPNQASLSHLLGLPALGLTYGDEVYFYVQAWDNNRHSTRSDTYLVQWEDTTVDDSGSDMAMGVNVVPAYFRSQRQVIIDTEKLLAERKQLDASSFTTRSNDLGHDQKVLRLRYGKFLGEEFEESFGQSATRPPVAEPDDDHAGEAPHAEGEEVGHEHEHGTAPAADASPTAESAALLDPYVHHHDDSETADFLEPAVKAKLRGVLSQMWEAELRLRTARPAEALPYEYRALRLLKQVQQQTRLYVRKSGFEPPVIPESTTRLSGELQGASTPKLQAQLPAPATQPTIQAALRLLSTLRQGTAVKPAEAVILEQASPAAAQAALRNPGRYLSAVRHLRRLATEIRGELPRANPALPPSNRPLRTCFRRRPRLPAARSGPTGWPGAISRS; encoded by the coding sequence ATGAGCACCGTCACGAACCAGACTACTTCCAGCCCGGGCCTGCTCCGTCAGATTCAGCGGGCCTACCACGGGCGCCGCACGGCTACGGTAGTGCTGCCGACAGTAGCTTTTATTGGTTTGCTGGGCGGGCTGGCGGAGCGCTTCCCGAGCAGCCGGCTGCTGCTGAGTGGCCTTGGCTTAGCCATTCTAGCTTTCAGCGCTTGGCGGCTGTGGCTGATTTGGCGCCAACCCCTAGGGGCCACCGCTCAGCGGCTTGACCGGCAGTTTGCGGAGTTGGAAGACAGCACTGGCTTACTGTTGCGCCCCGATGGGGAGCTAAACCTGCTTGAGCAACTGCAGCGGCAGCATATAACTACCCGGCTAAAGCAATTGCAACAGCAGAAGCAGGCGCTGCTGCCCGTTTCCTATACGCCGGCGCTGGCAGTTACCGCTGCGGCGCTGATGGCCTTGCTGGGCCTAAAGTTCTGGCCGCAGCCGGCCGCGTCCGTAGCCAGTCCAGGCCCGAATGTGGCGTTGCATTTCCCGGCAAATCCCGGCAAAGCGGCTGCGTCTGTGCCGGCCCGCCTTACCGAAACGCACATTCAGATTGCGCCGCCGGCCTACACCCGCCGCCCCGGCTTTACTGCCGCTGAGCCCTCCTTCCGCTGCCCCCAGGGCTCCCGGGTGCAATGGACGGTGCGCGTATCGCGCGCGGCGGGCGGGGCACCGCAGCTCGAAGTTGGGGGCCAGCGCCTGCGGTTTCAGCCGGTAGTGGGTCAGCCGCTTGAGTTTACGGTGGCGCACGTCTTTACCACCTCTACGCTGTACCGCATCCGTTTTGCCGGCCAGGTCTCCGATGATTATGCCGTGGAAGTACAGCCTGACCGGGGCCCCGCTATTCAGATCCGCACGCCGAAACCCTACACGCTGGTTGAGTTTGGGCAAAAGCCGCAGGTAAATGTGCAGGTGGCGCTCAGCGACGATTATGGCCTGACCCGCGCCCGCCTGGTGGCCACCGTAGCTCAGGGTCAGGGCGAGGCAGTGAAGTTTAAGGAAGTAGCCACCGACCTAAGCAGCGGCCTGCGTAAACAGCCCAACCAGGCCAGCCTGAGCCACCTGCTCGGCCTGCCCGCCTTGGGCCTAACTTACGGCGACGAGGTGTATTTCTACGTGCAGGCCTGGGACAACAACCGCCACAGCACCCGCTCCGACACGTACCTGGTGCAGTGGGAAGATACCACCGTGGACGACTCCGGCTCCGACATGGCCATGGGCGTCAACGTGGTGCCGGCCTATTTTCGCAGCCAGCGTCAGGTTATTATTGATACTGAAAAGCTACTGGCTGAACGGAAACAGCTCGATGCCAGCTCCTTCACCACCCGCTCCAACGACCTGGGCCACGACCAGAAAGTGCTTCGCCTGCGCTACGGCAAGTTTCTGGGCGAAGAGTTTGAAGAAAGCTTCGGGCAAAGCGCCACCCGCCCGCCCGTAGCCGAACCTGACGATGACCATGCCGGTGAAGCGCCCCACGCCGAAGGCGAAGAAGTCGGTCATGAGCATGAGCACGGCACCGCCCCGGCTGCCGACGCCTCTCCCACGGCCGAGTCGGCAGCCCTGCTCGACCCCTACGTACACCACCACGACGACTCCGAAACCGCCGACTTTCTGGAACCCGCTGTAAAAGCCAAGCTCCGTGGCGTACTCAGCCAAATGTGGGAAGCCGAGCTGCGCCTGCGCACTGCCCGTCCCGCCGAAGCCCTGCCCTACGAGTACCGCGCGCTGCGTCTGCTCAAGCAAGTACAGCAGCAAACCCGCCTCTACGTGCGCAAATCTGGCTTCGAGCCACCCGTCATTCCCGAATCGACCACCCGGCTCAGCGGGGAGCTGCAGGGCGCATCTACTCCCAAGCTGCAAGCCCAGCTGCCCGCCCCCGCTACGCAGCCTACCATTCAGGCGGCACTACGGCTGCTCTCGACCCTGCGCCAAGGGACGGCCGTGAAGCCGGCCGAGGCTGTAATTCTGGAGCAAGCTAGCCCAGCCGCAGCCCAGGCAGCCCTGCGCAACCCCGGCCGCTACTTATCGGCCGTGCGCCACTTGCGGCGGCTGGCCACCGAAATTCGGGGGGAGCTGCCCCGTGCCAACCCTGCATTGCCACCGTCGAATCGGCCCTTACGGACCTGCTTTCGCCGCCGCCCGCGGCTCCCGGCCGCCCGCTCGGGCCCGACCGGCTGGCCCGGCGCTATTTCCAGGAGCTAA
- a CDS encoding BatA domain-containing protein has product MLTFLAPSGLLALLGVAVPIAIHLWNRRPGRTVQVGSIRWLDAAANRRLRNLRLEQVALLLLRLLVVVVLALALTNPVWRQPPPPRRGQVFVSPDLLASESMAAVRPTIDSLRRRGFVLRQLGPRFPRVSDTVWQQLATQPAAAPAAARYSFWPRVQQAADSFPGQPLYVYTSAALRHFQGHRPALPAAVRWQTVPLPTPETAWLRGASLAAPDSLRLLVSRSTEDAVYTTSVTVPRPTQADAPLPRVPGLPPLRYTSAAGQSFIQPEGPDSARIPVVTEPLRVWLYHDASHALDARYLAAALRAASLGLMPRLELTVAARPPQTGTSLSWLFWLTDAPVPEAWQQQIPRGLQLWQDARPASVTQPTTFTVVPYPASYVVTRLDTVAGAQGTTMLWQAANGRPVLSRQASGQGAAYRLHTRLHPAWSQLADSPELPLLFLDLLQPTSPTTPAPLDQRQLAASQIAGTVAAINNTSNHASAPTDTDLRIWLVVAAALFWGLERMVAGRTFAAKEPTA; this is encoded by the coding sequence TTGCTCACCTTTCTTGCTCCTTCCGGTTTGCTGGCGTTGCTGGGCGTAGCGGTTCCCATAGCCATTCACCTGTGGAACCGTCGGCCGGGGCGCACGGTGCAGGTAGGCAGTATCCGGTGGCTCGATGCGGCTGCCAACCGCCGCCTGCGTAACCTTAGGCTAGAGCAAGTGGCCCTGCTGTTGCTGCGGCTGTTGGTAGTTGTGGTCTTGGCTTTGGCCCTGACCAACCCCGTGTGGCGGCAGCCGCCCCCACCCCGCCGCGGCCAGGTGTTTGTCAGCCCCGATCTGCTGGCGTCGGAGTCAATGGCAGCCGTGCGCCCCACGATTGACTCGCTGCGCCGCCGGGGGTTTGTGCTGCGGCAGCTTGGCCCGCGCTTCCCCCGGGTTTCGGATACGGTTTGGCAACAGCTGGCCACCCAGCCCGCGGCTGCTCCGGCCGCGGCCCGCTACTCGTTCTGGCCCCGCGTGCAGCAGGCCGCCGACTCCTTTCCCGGCCAGCCTCTCTACGTGTATACTTCCGCCGCGCTGCGGCATTTCCAGGGCCACCGTCCGGCTTTGCCCGCGGCCGTGCGTTGGCAAACCGTGCCCCTGCCTACTCCCGAAACGGCGTGGCTGCGCGGAGCCAGCTTGGCCGCTCCCGACAGTTTGCGCCTGCTCGTGAGCCGGAGTACAGAAGATGCCGTGTATACTACATCCGTTACCGTACCCCGCCCGACCCAGGCCGACGCGCCCCTGCCCCGCGTACCGGGGTTGCCGCCGCTGCGCTACACGTCGGCCGCTGGGCAGAGCTTTATCCAGCCTGAAGGACCGGACTCGGCGCGAATTCCAGTAGTCACGGAGCCGCTGCGCGTGTGGCTGTACCACGATGCCAGCCACGCCCTGGATGCCCGCTACCTGGCGGCGGCGCTGCGAGCAGCATCTTTGGGCCTCATGCCCCGGCTGGAGCTGACCGTAGCCGCCCGTCCACCCCAGACCGGCACTTCGTTGAGCTGGCTTTTTTGGCTGACCGATGCGCCGGTGCCCGAGGCCTGGCAGCAACAGATTCCGCGGGGGCTCCAGCTGTGGCAGGACGCCCGGCCGGCTAGTGTCACCCAACCGACCACCTTTACCGTAGTACCGTACCCGGCCAGCTATGTTGTAACTCGCCTCGATACTGTGGCCGGAGCGCAGGGCACGACTATGCTCTGGCAAGCTGCCAACGGCCGACCGGTGCTGAGTCGCCAGGCCTCGGGGCAGGGCGCCGCGTATCGGCTGCACACGCGCCTGCACCCTGCTTGGAGCCAGCTAGCCGACAGCCCTGAGTTACCCTTGCTCTTCCTCGACCTGCTACAGCCCACCTCCCCTACTACCCCCGCCCCGCTCGACCAACGCCAGTTGGCTGCCAGCCAGATTGCCGGCACGGTAGCAGCAATAAACAATACCAGCAACCACGCCAGCGCACCCACTGACACGGATTTACGCATCTGGCTGGTTGTGGCGGCGGCACTATTCTGGGGGCTGGAACGCATGGTGGCCGGCCGTACTTTCGCTGCTAAAGAGCCGACTGCATGA
- a CDS encoding DUF58 domain-containing protein, with product MLTPELLHALRNLPLAAKQAAEGFLAGQHLSRRRGAGMEFSQYRPYQPGDDLRRLDWRLAARSDRYYIRESEVDTSLTVHLLLDASASMNHRDDNGLTKLDYGRLLLAALAYLAQNQGDAVSLSILHPEGLVHLPARADARQLPRLYQALQNTTGAGRFPEAGQLAPLLARRQRALTVCVSDLYEEQSEINALLTRLRTVAGEVLLLHLMAGNELAFSYRGAVTFEDLETGQTLQLNAEDQRRHYQEQLQQWLRTTAHTARRQGFDYFQLSTAEPLDGALREFLRRRQATSGH from the coding sequence ATGCTGACTCCCGAACTCCTCCATGCGCTGCGTAACCTGCCGCTGGCTGCCAAACAGGCAGCCGAGGGCTTTTTGGCGGGCCAGCACCTGAGTCGGCGGCGCGGGGCGGGCATGGAATTCAGCCAGTACCGCCCCTACCAGCCCGGCGACGACCTGCGCCGCCTCGACTGGCGTCTGGCAGCCCGCTCCGACCGGTACTACATCCGCGAATCGGAAGTGGATACCAGCCTGACCGTGCACCTGCTGCTCGATGCCAGCGCCTCGATGAATCACCGCGACGACAACGGCCTGACCAAGCTAGATTATGGCCGGCTGTTGCTGGCAGCGCTGGCTTATCTGGCCCAAAACCAGGGCGACGCGGTGAGTTTGAGCATTCTGCACCCCGAGGGGCTGGTGCACCTGCCGGCCCGGGCCGACGCCCGCCAGTTGCCCCGCCTCTACCAGGCCCTGCAGAATACGACCGGTGCCGGCCGCTTCCCTGAGGCGGGCCAGCTGGCCCCGTTGCTGGCCCGGCGGCAGCGTGCCCTGACCGTGTGCGTGAGTGACTTGTACGAGGAGCAAAGCGAAATAAACGCCCTCCTGACCCGCCTGCGCACGGTGGCCGGCGAAGTACTGCTACTGCACTTGATGGCCGGCAACGAGCTGGCTTTCAGCTACCGGGGCGCCGTAACGTTTGAAGACCTGGAAACCGGCCAAACCCTGCAGCTCAACGCCGAAGACCAGCGCCGTCACTACCAGGAGCAGTTGCAGCAGTGGCTGCGCACCACCGCCCACACCGCCCGCCGCCAGGGCTTCGACTACTTCCAGCTTAGCACCGCCGAGCCGCTGGATGGGGCCCTGCGGGAATTTTTGCGTCGCCGCCAAGCCACTTCCGGGCATTAA
- a CDS encoding AAA family ATPase, which translates to MTEQDVRTLLAKLPPLREEIGKIIVGQQQVLDEVLVALLAGGHALLEGVPGLAKTLLVRTLASATDLPFRRIQFTPDLMPTDILGTEVLEEDHGTGHRSFKFNQGPIFASLVLADEINRTPPKTQAALLEAMQEGHVTYAGQEHALPKPFFLLATQNPIEQSGTYPLPEAQLDRFLLYIRIGYPTEQEELAVLSGTTGSARAEVKAVLGGEDIRQLQQLVRQVSLSPELLDFVNRLVRATRPATSTVKFIQEYGRWGAGPRAGQALILCAKARALLQGRFAATLDDIRTLAPPVLRHRVLLNFNAEAENLTPDDAVAALLKDVAV; encoded by the coding sequence GTGACCGAACAAGACGTACGAACCCTACTGGCCAAGCTGCCGCCGCTGCGCGAGGAAATCGGCAAAATCATCGTGGGTCAGCAGCAGGTGCTGGATGAAGTGCTGGTGGCGCTGCTGGCCGGCGGCCACGCCCTGCTGGAAGGCGTGCCGGGCCTGGCCAAAACCTTGCTCGTGCGCACCCTGGCCTCGGCCACCGACCTGCCCTTCCGCCGCATCCAGTTCACGCCGGATTTGATGCCGACCGACATTTTGGGCACCGAGGTGCTGGAGGAAGACCACGGCACTGGGCACCGGTCCTTCAAGTTCAACCAGGGCCCCATCTTCGCCAGTCTGGTCTTGGCCGACGAAATCAACCGGACGCCGCCCAAAACCCAGGCCGCCCTGCTCGAAGCCATGCAAGAGGGCCACGTGACCTACGCCGGCCAGGAACATGCGCTGCCCAAGCCGTTTTTCCTGCTGGCCACCCAGAACCCTATCGAGCAAAGCGGCACCTACCCGTTGCCCGAAGCCCAACTCGACCGGTTTTTGCTTTACATCCGCATTGGTTACCCCACCGAGCAGGAAGAGTTAGCTGTGCTCAGCGGCACCACCGGCTCAGCCCGGGCCGAGGTAAAGGCCGTGCTGGGCGGTGAGGATATCCGCCAGCTCCAGCAGCTGGTGCGGCAGGTAAGCCTGAGCCCCGAGTTGCTCGACTTCGTGAACCGCCTAGTGCGCGCTACCCGGCCGGCTACCTCCACGGTGAAGTTTATTCAGGAATATGGCCGCTGGGGCGCGGGCCCAAGAGCCGGCCAAGCCCTGATTTTGTGCGCCAAAGCCCGGGCCTTGCTTCAAGGCCGCTTTGCCGCCACCCTGGACGACATCCGGACCTTGGCCCCGCCGGTACTGCGCCACCGCGTGCTGCTCAACTTCAACGCCGAAGCCGAAAACCTCACCCCCGATGATGCCGTGGCGGCTTTGCTGAAGGATGTGGCGGTTTAG
- a CDS encoding DUF4159 domain-containing protein: MPVPFTFVRLQYRSGDWDGVDERMPANLLHSLIQYTTVPVNQKEKAVALDSPDIFNYPFCYLSGHRLVQFSAAEKKNFIQYVRNGGFVFVDDCNHDIDGLFARSFEEQMRQCFGAGALKKIAKNHPIYSQFFKFPEGPPPTSFELNGWGDDLVHDYLKGIEIGGKLRVLYSNKDYGCEWDYDFRNKRFLAEDNTKFGVNILLYALTA; encoded by the coding sequence ATGCCCGTTCCGTTTACCTTCGTGCGCCTCCAGTACCGCTCCGGCGACTGGGACGGCGTCGACGAAAGAATGCCCGCCAACCTGCTCCATTCCCTGATTCAGTACACCACGGTGCCCGTCAATCAGAAGGAAAAGGCCGTGGCATTGGATAGCCCCGACATATTTAACTACCCGTTTTGCTACCTCTCGGGGCACCGGCTGGTGCAGTTTTCGGCGGCCGAGAAAAAAAACTTCATTCAGTACGTGCGCAATGGCGGCTTCGTGTTCGTCGACGACTGCAACCACGACATCGATGGGCTGTTTGCGCGCTCCTTCGAGGAGCAGATGCGGCAGTGTTTCGGGGCCGGGGCCCTGAAGAAGATTGCCAAGAACCACCCCATCTACTCGCAGTTCTTCAAGTTTCCGGAAGGCCCGCCGCCCACTTCCTTCGAGCTCAATGGCTGGGGCGACGACCTGGTGCACGACTACCTCAAGGGCATCGAAATCGGGGGCAAGCTGCGGGTGCTTTACTCCAACAAAGACTACGGCTGCGAGTGGGACTACGACTTTCGCAACAAGCGTTTCCTGGCCGAAGACAATACCAAGTTCGGGGTCAATATCCTGCTCTACGCCCTGACGGCGTAA
- a CDS encoding porin family protein, producing MKRIAALLLFSIVFWVPAHAQLGVKGGINAAVLQGSVGTNATYQTSYHAGIFYEMQVLDPILSIQPELLYSLQGTERKSDLVNYRSKLHYLNLPVLAKVEIGPVYAEAGPQVGFLLKARENGVMVISQDGNNGAVIATDDRSSWNDYKKFDLGFAVGAGVKLPLGFAVGARFNAGLSDINNVKSVQGVNDPELKNRVFQVYASFQLPDGN from the coding sequence ATGAAACGAATTGCCGCTTTACTCCTTTTTAGCATTGTTTTCTGGGTTCCGGCCCACGCCCAGCTCGGCGTGAAGGGCGGTATCAACGCGGCCGTGCTCCAGGGCTCAGTGGGCACCAACGCTACCTACCAGACCTCGTACCACGCTGGTATTTTTTACGAAATGCAGGTGCTGGACCCGATTCTGTCTATTCAGCCCGAGCTGCTGTATTCTTTGCAGGGCACGGAGCGCAAGTCGGACCTGGTAAACTACCGCTCCAAGCTGCACTACCTCAATTTGCCGGTGCTAGCCAAAGTAGAAATCGGCCCGGTGTACGCCGAGGCCGGCCCGCAGGTGGGCTTTCTGCTCAAGGCCCGGGAAAACGGCGTGATGGTCATCAGCCAGGATGGTAACAACGGAGCTGTCATTGCTACCGACGACCGTAGCTCCTGGAACGACTACAAGAAGTTTGACCTGGGCTTTGCCGTGGGGGCAGGCGTGAAATTGCCCTTGGGCTTTGCCGTGGGTGCCCGCTTTAACGCCGGCCTCAGTGATATCAACAATGTCAAGTCGGTGCAGGGCGTGAACGACCCGGAGCTCAAGAACCGCGTGTTCCAGGTGTACGCCAGCTTCCAGCTACCCGACGGTAACTAA
- a CDS encoding porin family protein produces the protein MTKNVLFLSVCALSFARVLPAAAQAGEGTKLGLKAGVSVATLDGALNATSKFRTDLVAGPMLRLAPTKQHFTVQLEALISGQGADLERSNGTTEAYKIYYLNVPVLLRQYIGGRFYVNVGPQLGLLLGSSKGTYKSVEAGVVGGIGVETPSGFVVDLRLNYGLSDINNDEAERSFRKRFGFGGLHNRVIQGSVGYLFGKK, from the coding sequence ATGACCAAAAACGTACTCTTTTTAAGTGTATGCGCGCTGAGTTTCGCCAGGGTTCTGCCTGCCGCTGCCCAAGCCGGGGAAGGCACCAAGCTAGGCTTGAAAGCCGGCGTATCGGTAGCCACCCTCGACGGGGCCCTCAACGCCACCTCGAAATTCCGCACCGACTTGGTGGCCGGGCCTATGCTGCGCCTAGCGCCCACCAAGCAGCACTTCACCGTGCAGCTCGAAGCCCTCATCAGCGGGCAGGGTGCCGACTTGGAGCGCTCCAACGGTACTACCGAGGCGTACAAAATCTATTATCTGAACGTGCCCGTGCTGCTGCGTCAGTACATCGGTGGCAGGTTCTACGTGAATGTGGGCCCGCAGCTGGGCTTGCTGCTGGGTTCCAGCAAAGGCACTTACAAATCGGTGGAGGCCGGCGTCGTTGGGGGTATCGGGGTCGAAACGCCCAGCGGCTTCGTGGTAGACCTGCGCCTAAACTACGGCCTGTCCGACATCAACAACGATGAGGCGGAACGTTCCTTCCGGAAGCGTTTCGGCTTTGGTGGCCTGCACAACCGGGTTATTCAGGGCTCGGTAGGCTACTTGTTCGGCAAGAAATAA